Proteins encoded within one genomic window of Eleutherodactylus coqui strain aEleCoq1 chromosome 1, aEleCoq1.hap1, whole genome shotgun sequence:
- the ESD gene encoding S-formylglutathione hydrolase, translating into MALKQISSNKCCEGFQKVFEHDSTELKCKMKFGIYLPPKAESGKCPVLYWLSGLTCNEQNFITKAAYHQVASELGIIVVAPDTSPRGCNIDGEEESWDFGTGAGFYVNATEDPWKTNYRMYSYIVEELPQLVNGNFPTDPDRISVFGHSMGGHGALVCALKNPGKYKSVSAFAPICNPIQCPWGQKAFGGYLGSDTSKWEAYDATHLVKTYSGSQLDILIDQGKDDQFLAAGQLLPDNFIAACTERKIPVVFRLQEGYDHSYFFITTFINDHIKHHAKYLNA; encoded by the exons TACGGAACTGAAGTGTAAGATGAAATTCGGAATTTACCTGCCACCTAAAGCTGAAAGTGGCAAGTGTCCAGTGCTGTACTGGTTATCGG GGTTGACCTGCAATGAGCAAAACTTTATCACCAAGGCTGCCTATCACCAGGTTGCTTCTGAGCTTGGGATCATTGTAGTGGCACCTGACACCAGTCCCC GTGGCTGCAATATAGATGGGGAAGAGGAGAGCTGGGACTTCGGCACTGGCGCTGGGTTTTATGTCAATGCGACAGAAGATCCGTGGAAAACAAACTACAGAATGTATTCTTACATCGTGGAGGAG CTACCTCAACTCGTAAATGGAAATTTCCCAACGGATCCAGACAGGATTTCTGTTTTTGGACACTCGATGGGTGGACATGGTGCTCTAGTTTGTGCACTGAAAAACCCTGGGAAGTATAAG AGCGTTTCAGCATTTGCACCTATTTGTAATCCCATTCAATGTCCCTGGGGTCAGAAAGCATTTGGCGGATACCTGGGATCAGACACCAGTAAATGGGAG GCATATGATGCAACTCATCTGGTGAAGACCTACTCCGGCTCACAGCTAGACATTTTAATTGACCAGGGGAAAGATGACCAGTTCCTCGCTGCGGGGCAGCTCTTGCCTGACAATTTTATTGCAGCATGCACTGAACGGAAAATTCCTGTTGTGTTTAGGCTGCAAGAG GGATATGATCACAGCTACTTCTTCATCACCACTTTTATAAATGACCACATCAAACACCATGCAAAATATCTGAATGCTTAA